Proteins from one Oscillatoria nigro-viridis PCC 7112 genomic window:
- the bchB gene encoding ferredoxin:protochlorophyllide reductase (ATP-dependent) subunit B — protein sequence MKLAYWMYAGPAHIGTLRVASSFKNVHAIMHAPIGDDYFNVMRSMLERERDFTPVTTSVVDRHVLARGSQERVVDNITRKDREEHPDLIVLTPTCTSSILQEDLENFVERAQLDAKGDVLLADVNHYRVNELQAADRTLDQIVQFYINKARKKGDLVEAKSEKPSVNIIGMSTLGFHNQHDCTELKRLMADLGIEVNEVIPEGASVHNLKRLPRAWFNLVPYRELGMMAGEYLQKEFGTPMVDITPMGVVETARCIRKIQQVLNAQGADVDYEDFIDQQTRFVSQAAWFSRSIDCQNLTGKKAVVFGDNTHAAAMTKILAREMGIHVVWAGTYCKHDADWFREQVSEYCDEVLVTDDHGAIGDAIAKAEPSAIFGTQMERHVGKRLDIPCGVIAAPIHVQNFPIGYKPFLGYEGTNQCVDLVYNSFTLGMEDHLLEIFGGHDTKEVITKGISADSDMGWTKEGQAELNKIPGFVRGKVKRNTEKFARDRGIDKITVEVLYAAKEAVGA from the coding sequence ATGAAATTGGCTTATTGGATGTACGCAGGCCCAGCCCACATCGGCACTTTGCGCGTGGCCAGTTCCTTCAAAAACGTCCATGCGATCATGCACGCACCGATTGGAGACGACTACTTCAACGTCATGCGTTCCATGCTGGAGAGGGAACGGGACTTCACCCCAGTGACTACCAGCGTCGTTGACAGACACGTACTGGCGCGGGGTTCGCAGGAACGGGTGGTGGACAACATCACCCGCAAAGACAGAGAAGAACACCCAGATTTAATCGTGTTGACTCCGACTTGCACCTCCAGCATTCTGCAAGAAGACTTGGAAAACTTCGTGGAGCGAGCTCAATTGGATGCCAAAGGCGATGTATTGCTGGCGGATGTCAACCATTATCGGGTAAACGAACTGCAAGCTGCCGATCGCACTTTGGATCAAATCGTCCAATTTTACATCAACAAAGCCCGCAAAAAAGGCGATTTAGTAGAAGCCAAAAGCGAAAAACCATCTGTCAACATCATCGGGATGTCTACGCTGGGTTTCCACAACCAGCACGACTGCACCGAGTTGAAGCGTTTGATGGCAGATTTGGGCATTGAAGTCAACGAAGTTATTCCCGAAGGTGCTTCGGTTCACAACTTGAAAAGACTGCCGCGCGCTTGGTTTAACTTGGTTCCTTATCGGGAATTGGGGATGATGGCCGGGGAGTATTTGCAAAAAGAATTCGGCACGCCGATGGTGGATATTACGCCGATGGGTGTGGTAGAAACTGCGCGCTGTATCCGCAAGATTCAGCAAGTTTTGAACGCTCAAGGTGCGGATGTTGATTACGAAGATTTCATCGACCAACAAACGCGGTTTGTGTCGCAGGCTGCTTGGTTTTCGCGATCGATCGACTGCCAAAACTTAACCGGCAAAAAAGCCGTCGTATTTGGCGATAATACGCACGCTGCGGCGATGACGAAGATTTTGGCTCGCGAGATGGGAATCCACGTTGTGTGGGCAGGAACCTACTGCAAACACGATGCTGATTGGTTCCGGGAACAGGTTAGCGAGTATTGCGATGAAGTGCTGGTGACGGACGATCACGGGGCGATCGGGGATGCGATCGCCAAAGCCGAACCTTCGGCGATTTTCGGCACGCAAATGGAACGCCACGTAGGTAAGCGGTTGGATATTCCCTGCGGCGTAATTGCTGCACCGATTCACGTCCAAAATTTCCCGATCGGCTACAAGCCATTTTTGGGTTATGAAGGTACAAATCAGTGCGTAGATTTGGTGTACAATTCCTTTACTTTGGGAATGGAAGACCACTTGCTGGAAATCTTCGGCGGCCACGATACCAAGGAAGTGATTACCAAGGGGATTTCGGCTGATTCTGATATGGGTTGGACGAAGGAAGGACAGGCTGAGTTGAATAAAATCCCAGGTTTTGTGCGGGGTAAGGTGAAGCGGAATACTGAGAAGTTCGCGCGCGATCGGGGGATTGACAAGATTACCGTTGAGGTTCTTTACGCGGCCAAGGAAGCTGTGGGCGCATAG
- a CDS encoding KTSC domain-containing protein, translated as MKLSKIDLSNVLAVGHSNGQLGLLIDRGEEVEFIEIAAPEAAMQGLQMVDFIANTDSTELSAGIELKEIASSKEPIAMMSVDSEMARSIGYDEEEQVLQIEFSSGSVYQYSDVEPQIWESLQDADSTGKFFNSEIKGYYSSRRVDD; from the coding sequence ATGAAACTATCCAAAATAGACTTGAGCAACGTATTAGCAGTTGGTCACTCTAACGGCCAGCTAGGACTGTTAATCGATCGGGGGGAAGAAGTCGAATTTATTGAAATTGCCGCTCCCGAAGCTGCAATGCAAGGGCTGCAAATGGTTGATTTCATCGCGAATACAGATTCAACAGAACTCAGTGCTGGTATAGAATTAAAAGAAATTGCTTCAAGCAAAGAACCAATTGCGATGATGTCGGTAGATTCCGAAATGGCTAGATCGATCGGATACGACGAAGAGGAGCAAGTTTTGCAAATAGAATTTAGCAGCGGGTCAGTCTATCAATACAGCGATGTGGAACCCCAAATTTGGGAATCTCTGCAAGATGCTGATTCTACAGGCAAATTTTTTAACTCCGAGATTAAAGGTTATTATTCGAGCAGGCGCGTAGATGACTAG
- a CDS encoding ATP-binding sensor histidine kinase: MMAIPGVAVLALIYESSTSLVYRGHNEQNNQPVIIKLIKEDYPTPEELNRYKREYEITANLSLLDGVVKVYKLQQVRNSLAMILEDFGGESLKIFMGSQKFTILGFLTTAIKVAETLGEIHGKNVIHKDINPSNIVFNPATGQVKLIDFSISTASNLEKIPNKNPNFLEGTLAYMSPEQTGRMNRVVDYRTDFYSLGVTFYEILAGQLPFPTTDPMELVHCHIAKQPVPLVEIAPEVPKAVSDIVMKLLAKTAEERYQSAWGLKADLESCLFQWQTSGVVSEFPLGSQDISDKFQIPQKLYGRQREVETLLAAFERVAATNNRGYRTDDSQISVIKKELKSKKEISLSVLTRGQHKSRSEMMLIAGYSGIGKSAMVKILDKPITRRRGYFIWGKFDQYKRTIPYSAVVSAFSELVRQLLTESEAQLAVWREKLRTSFGQNGQIIIDVIPEVELIVGAQSPVAELGPTESLNRFNLVFQNFIRVFCQPEHPLVIFLDDLQWADSATLKLIELMMTDEATQYLFLIGAYRDNEVSPTHPLMMTVETLRNQEAIINEIALSPLGVENITHLIAETLHSDRESVKPLAELVISKTDGNPFFVNQFLQTLYQENLLVFHPPQSGSKGGWHWDMTQIEQCAITDNVVDLMVQKLRKLPTSTQQVLRLVACLGNEFDLNTLSLIHEKEASETFSHLLPAIKSGLILPTSELESKSLDYVLFPLLILNYKFLHDRVQQAAYALIDDSQKKAVHLKIGRQILENTPAEYRADRIFELVDHLNVARSLIKDDRELIELATLNLDAARRAKDATAYVAALQYLTAGMDGLSADIWDAHYDLAFALHMERANVEYLNGYFEKSEEFINITLEKARSPLEKVEIYNLLIVQYTLRAKYEEAVKAGITALDLLGIDLPLDGLQKVISEEFAAATNILAGREIASLIDAPEMTVPDKKVAVKLITNLLTSAYLKNPDLWKVSVLKGVNLSLQYGLVPEASLCYAGYGMFLNAVSGDYKAAYQFGLLSLNLSEKSGNIGLKCRACSSLVSIFYYWFNHIKDSHAISNEGYQAALESGDLEYAGYILSNRIANYFFQGKEISQILLDTSRYLQFSQKTKNQLVTDILLGVELILRNLSKLTPEKFVFESEDISEAEYVHNCQAHQNLYSLCLYQIRKCQVMYWYGNFNEALQLAFEVEKQLSFITGAIPATEWNFFFSLTLAAVFPNVSEDKQKEYLEKLEENQKQMKIWADNCAENFLHKYLLVQAEIARISKKDSEAVELYDFSINLAQDNEFVQNEALANELAAKFWLSKGKYQYAKIHLREAHSCYLRWGAVRKVEDLEQKYPQLREMTPINGSFNNNQTTTTIHTSTGSDARVLDLATVMKASLAISSEIVLDKLLASLMRISLENAGAQLGFLILVRDGQLLISAKASVFAEDVAVLQFTPVEDYHDLPVTVINYVERTRSDLVLSNAAAEGLFTADPYIAKHQLQSILCTPIINQGKLIGILYLENNLTVGAFTPHRLEVLRLLSSQVAISLENALLYNSVEQKVQERTQELNEKNERLEQTLRELKLTQAQLIQTEKMSSLGQMVAGVAHEINNPVSFIYGNLNPASEYVKDLLKLIALYQHHYPEPADEILEEIETIELEFLSEDLQKLLDSMKVGAERIRDIVLSLRNFSRLDEAQMKSVDIHQGIDSTVMLLQPRLRKEGGRLGIEVIKNYSTLPLITCYASQLNQVFMNILTNAIDALLVARDCPEDCHQQPTITISTEVTDRNSAIIRIADSGPGMSTEVLHKIFDPFFTTKPVGSGTGLGLSISHSIVVSSHGGKLTCVSAPGEGSEFIIEIPIAPKQVL; encoded by the coding sequence ATGATGGCAATTCCCGGCGTTGCAGTTCTCGCTCTCATTTATGAAAGCAGCACTTCCCTGGTTTACCGCGGCCACAACGAGCAGAACAACCAACCTGTTATTATCAAACTTATCAAAGAAGACTATCCGACTCCTGAAGAACTGAATAGATACAAGCGCGAATATGAGATCACTGCCAACTTAAGCCTGTTGGACGGAGTTGTGAAAGTGTATAAGTTGCAACAGGTTAGAAATAGTCTGGCAATGATCTTAGAAGATTTTGGCGGGGAATCTTTAAAAATATTTATGGGTTCCCAAAAATTTACCATTTTAGGATTTCTGACTACGGCCATCAAAGTTGCTGAAACTTTGGGAGAAATTCACGGAAAAAATGTAATTCATAAAGATATAAATCCCTCTAATATAGTTTTTAATCCAGCTACAGGACAAGTGAAACTCATAGATTTCAGCATCTCAACAGCATCCAACCTAGAAAAGATTCCCAATAAAAATCCCAATTTTTTAGAAGGCACTTTAGCCTATATGTCGCCCGAACAAACCGGCAGAATGAACCGGGTAGTCGATTACCGCACCGACTTTTATTCCCTCGGCGTGACCTTCTATGAAATCCTGGCAGGACAACTCCCTTTTCCCACTACAGATCCCATGGAGTTAGTTCACTGTCACATAGCCAAACAGCCAGTACCTCTCGTTGAAATAGCCCCTGAAGTTCCTAAAGCTGTTTCAGATATTGTGATGAAATTGTTAGCAAAAACCGCTGAGGAGCGCTATCAAAGTGCTTGGGGGCTAAAAGCCGATTTGGAATCCTGCCTGTTTCAGTGGCAAACATCTGGGGTTGTTTCTGAGTTTCCTCTCGGCAGCCAAGATATTTCCGACAAATTTCAAATACCTCAAAAACTTTACGGCAGACAGCGAGAAGTTGAAACTCTTTTAGCGGCATTTGAACGGGTAGCAGCAACAAATAATCGAGGCTACCGCACCGACGATTCTCAAATTTCAGTCATCAAAAAAGAACTCAAATCGAAAAAAGAAATTTCCTTGTCAGTCCTGACGAGAGGACAGCATAAATCCCGCAGCGAGATGATGCTGATTGCCGGTTATTCCGGCATTGGCAAATCTGCAATGGTGAAGATTTTAGACAAACCTATTACCCGCAGGCGCGGCTATTTTATTTGGGGAAAATTTGACCAGTACAAGCGAACTATTCCTTACTCTGCAGTTGTCAGCGCTTTTTCGGAATTGGTGCGGCAACTGTTAACTGAAAGCGAGGCTCAATTAGCAGTTTGGCGCGAAAAACTCCGCACTTCCTTCGGTCAAAACGGACAAATTATTATTGATGTAATTCCCGAAGTTGAACTAATTGTCGGAGCTCAGTCTCCTGTAGCTGAATTGGGACCGACGGAATCTCTGAACCGCTTTAATTTAGTATTTCAAAATTTCATTCGCGTATTTTGCCAGCCCGAACATCCGCTGGTCATTTTTCTCGACGATTTGCAGTGGGCTGATTCGGCTACTCTCAAATTGATCGAATTGATGATGACAGATGAAGCTACGCAATATCTGTTTTTAATTGGTGCTTATCGAGATAATGAAGTTAGTCCTACTCATCCTTTAATGATGACTGTGGAGACGCTGCGAAATCAGGAAGCTATCATTAATGAGATTGCTTTGTCGCCGCTGGGGGTGGAAAATATAACTCATTTGATTGCGGAGACTTTGCACAGCGATCGAGAATCTGTCAAACCGTTAGCGGAATTGGTAATCAGCAAAACAGACGGCAATCCTTTTTTTGTCAATCAATTCCTGCAAACATTGTATCAGGAAAACCTGCTAGTTTTTCACCCGCCACAGTCGGGGAGCAAGGGCGGCTGGCATTGGGATATGACTCAAATTGAGCAGTGCGCTATCACTGACAATGTAGTAGATTTGATGGTACAAAAATTGAGGAAACTGCCAACTTCAACGCAGCAAGTTTTGCGTTTGGTGGCTTGTTTGGGCAACGAGTTTGACTTAAATACTCTTTCTTTAATTCATGAAAAAGAAGCGTCGGAAACTTTTTCTCACCTGTTGCCCGCGATTAAGTCGGGACTGATTCTGCCAACTTCGGAATTGGAAAGCAAGTCATTAGATTACGTGCTGTTTCCGCTATTAATTCTGAATTATAAATTTTTGCACGATCGGGTACAGCAAGCCGCTTACGCTCTGATCGACGACTCGCAAAAAAAGGCAGTTCATCTGAAAATAGGCAGGCAAATCTTAGAAAACACTCCGGCTGAATATCGCGCTGACAGAATTTTTGAATTAGTCGATCACTTGAATGTGGCTCGATCGCTAATTAAAGACGATCGAGAATTAATTGAACTGGCAACGCTGAATTTAGACGCCGCCCGCCGAGCCAAAGATGCCACTGCTTATGTTGCGGCCTTGCAGTATTTGACCGCAGGCATGGACGGTTTGAGCGCCGATATTTGGGATGCCCACTACGATTTAGCCTTTGCCTTGCATATGGAGCGGGCAAATGTTGAGTATTTAAACGGTTATTTCGAGAAGTCTGAAGAATTTATTAATATAACTCTGGAAAAAGCGCGATCGCCCTTAGAAAAGGTAGAAATTTACAACCTGCTGATCGTGCAGTACACCCTGCGGGCGAAGTACGAAGAAGCCGTTAAAGCCGGAATCACAGCTTTGGACTTGCTAGGCATTGACTTACCGCTAGACGGGCTACAAAAAGTCATATCCGAAGAATTTGCAGCAGCCACAAATATTTTAGCCGGGAGAGAAATAGCTTCCCTAATTGACGCCCCCGAAATGACTGTACCCGACAAAAAAGTTGCAGTCAAATTAATTACAAACTTGCTCACATCGGCGTACCTCAAAAATCCCGACTTGTGGAAAGTCAGCGTTTTAAAAGGAGTCAATCTTTCTCTACAATACGGTTTAGTACCCGAAGCCTCTCTTTGCTACGCTGGCTACGGTATGTTCTTAAACGCAGTTTCGGGAGATTACAAAGCTGCGTATCAATTTGGCTTACTATCGCTGAATCTCAGCGAAAAATCTGGCAATATCGGCTTGAAGTGCAGAGCTTGTTCATCCCTGGTCAGTATTTTTTATTACTGGTTCAATCACATCAAAGATTCCCACGCAATCAGCAATGAAGGATATCAAGCAGCCTTAGAATCAGGAGATTTAGAGTATGCGGGTTATATCCTGTCCAACCGCATAGCTAACTACTTTTTTCAAGGTAAAGAAATCTCGCAAATTCTGCTCGACACGAGCAGGTATTTGCAGTTCAGCCAAAAAACCAAAAATCAGCTCGTAACCGATATATTATTAGGGGTAGAGTTAATCCTGCGTAACCTGAGCAAACTAACTCCTGAAAAGTTTGTATTTGAAAGCGAAGATATCAGCGAAGCTGAATACGTACACAACTGCCAAGCTCATCAAAATTTGTACTCGCTCTGCCTTTATCAGATTCGCAAATGCCAGGTAATGTACTGGTACGGCAACTTCAACGAAGCGCTACAACTAGCTTTTGAAGTAGAAAAACAGCTATCTTTTATTACCGGAGCGATACCCGCTACCGAATGGAATTTTTTCTTTTCTCTAACTTTAGCCGCCGTTTTCCCAAATGTTTCAGAAGACAAGCAAAAGGAATACTTGGAAAAGTTAGAGGAAAACCAAAAACAGATGAAAATTTGGGCAGACAACTGTGCCGAAAATTTTCTGCACAAGTACCTTTTAGTACAAGCAGAAATAGCAAGAATTTCCAAGAAAGATTCAGAAGCTGTAGAACTGTACGATTTCTCTATAAATTTAGCTCAAGACAATGAGTTTGTCCAAAATGAAGCGCTAGCTAATGAACTAGCAGCTAAGTTTTGGTTGAGTAAAGGCAAGTATCAATATGCCAAAATCCACTTGCGCGAAGCTCACTCGTGCTACTTGCGCTGGGGTGCAGTTCGCAAAGTAGAAGATTTAGAACAGAAGTATCCGCAGTTGCGGGAAATGACGCCGATCAACGGAAGTTTTAACAACAATCAAACTACCACAACTATTCATACTTCTACTGGCAGCGATGCGAGAGTGCTGGATTTGGCAACGGTAATGAAAGCATCTCTGGCGATTTCTAGCGAAATTGTCCTCGATAAGTTGCTGGCTTCTTTAATGAGAATCTCCTTAGAAAATGCGGGTGCTCAATTGGGTTTTCTAATTTTAGTCAGAGATGGTCAACTGTTGATTTCAGCTAAAGCGTCAGTATTTGCTGAAGATGTAGCTGTGCTGCAATTTACGCCTGTTGAAGACTATCACGATTTACCTGTGACAGTGATTAATTATGTGGAAAGGACTCGCTCGGATTTGGTGTTGAGCAATGCGGCGGCTGAGGGACTATTCACAGCCGATCCTTACATCGCTAAACACCAACTCCAATCTATTTTGTGTACTCCAATCATCAATCAAGGCAAACTGATCGGCATTCTTTATTTAGAAAACAATTTGACTGTCGGAGCATTTACTCCCCACAGATTGGAAGTTTTAAGGTTGCTTTCTTCCCAAGTCGCTATTTCTTTGGAAAATGCTCTGCTTTACAATTCGGTGGAACAGAAAGTGCAAGAGCGGACGCAGGAGTTAAATGAAAAGAACGAGCGTTTAGAACAAACTTTGCGCGAACTTAAACTAACTCAAGCTCAATTAATCCAAACCGAAAAGATGTCTAGTTTGGGGCAAATGGTCGCTGGTGTAGCTCACGAAATTAATAATCCTGTAAGTTTCATCTACGGCAATCTTAATCCGGCTAGCGAATACGTTAAAGACTTGCTAAAATTGATTGCTCTTTACCAGCATCACTATCCAGAACCGGCTGATGAAATTCTAGAAGAAATAGAAACAATTGAGCTGGAATTCTTGAGCGAGGATTTGCAAAAGCTGCTGGATTCCATGAAAGTAGGTGCGGAAAGAATCCGGGATATTGTGCTAAGCTTGCGGAATTTCTCGCGCCTCGACGAAGCGCAAATGAAGTCGGTAGATATCCATCAAGGCATCGACAGTACGGTGATGTTGCTGCAACCGCGCCTGAGAAAAGAGGGCGGGCGTTTGGGAATTGAGGTGATTAAAAATTACAGTACGCTACCCCTAATTACTTGTTATGCGTCTCAGTTGAATCAGGTATTTATGAATATTTTGACAAATGCGATCGATGCTCTCCTGGTAGCAAGAGATTGCCCGGAAGACTGTCATCAACAGCCTACGATTACAATTTCAACAGAGGTGACAGACAGGAATTCTGCCATAATTAGAATTGCCGACAGCGGGCCGGGGATGAGCACTGAGGTGCTGCACAAGATATTCGATCCATTTTTTACAACTAAGCCCGTGGGTTCGGGAACTGGTTTGGGATTGTCTATTTCTCACTCGATTGTTGTCAGTTCTCATGGCGGGAAATTGACTTGCGTTTCTGCACCCGGAGAGGGGAGCGAGTTTATTATTGAAATTCCGATCGCCCCCAAACAAGTTTTGTAA
- a CDS encoding acetate kinase — MKILVLNGGSSSQKSCLYELNNVLPDRPLQPLWEAQIDWTHQQGIAELKVKTAKDDRLEDEFASDSREDAISRMLESLWRGKTQTINDLKEIDIVGHRVVHGGEDYQQSTLISADVKQAIARLSVFAPVHNPVNLEGIEAIEKNLGNVPQVAVFDTAFHAQLPPAAFVYPGPYEWLENGIRRYGFHGISHQYCARRAADILGQDLADLRLISCHLGNGCSLAAIRGGWSVDTTMGFTPLEGLMMGSRSGSIDPGILIHLLKQSDLTAEKLDGILNRNSGLKGISGVSSDLRQIGDAIVQGNQRAQLALDIYIHRLRAGIGAMLASLGGLDALIFTAGVGENSALVRAAACEAFGFIGLKLDGEKNQQSPLDRDIAAVDSAVRILVIHTQEDWEIARECWKLYH; from the coding sequence ATGAAAATACTGGTGTTAAATGGGGGTTCTAGCAGTCAAAAGAGCTGTCTTTACGAGTTAAACAATGTCCTGCCCGATCGACCTTTGCAACCCCTCTGGGAGGCTCAAATTGATTGGACTCACCAGCAGGGTATAGCAGAGTTGAAAGTCAAAACAGCAAAAGACGATCGGCTTGAAGATGAGTTTGCCTCAGACTCTCGCGAAGATGCTATTTCTCGAATGCTGGAGAGTCTTTGGAGGGGAAAAACTCAAACAATTAATGATTTAAAGGAGATTGATATTGTCGGCCACCGCGTCGTACACGGCGGGGAAGATTATCAGCAAAGTACGTTAATTTCGGCGGATGTTAAACAGGCGATCGCCCGTTTATCTGTTTTCGCCCCCGTTCACAATCCGGTCAACCTCGAAGGTATCGAAGCGATTGAAAAAAACCTCGGAAATGTGCCGCAAGTAGCAGTATTTGATACAGCTTTTCACGCACAATTGCCGCCCGCAGCCTTTGTTTATCCAGGCCCCTATGAATGGCTGGAAAATGGGATTCGGCGCTACGGTTTTCACGGGATTAGCCATCAATATTGCGCGCGTCGGGCCGCCGATATTCTGGGTCAAGATTTGGCAGATTTGCGGTTGATTAGCTGTCATTTGGGCAACGGATGTTCTCTGGCAGCCATTCGCGGTGGCTGGAGTGTTGACACGACGATGGGATTTACGCCTTTGGAAGGTTTGATGATGGGAAGTCGATCGGGTTCGATCGATCCAGGCATTCTCATTCATCTGTTAAAACAATCCGATTTAACTGCCGAGAAACTTGACGGTATTCTCAATCGAAATTCTGGTTTAAAAGGGATTTCAGGGGTGTCTAGCGATCTGCGGCAGATTGGAGATGCGATCGTCCAAGGCAATCAGAGAGCTCAACTTGCTTTGGATATTTACATCCACCGTTTGCGTGCCGGAATAGGTGCCATGCTGGCGAGTTTAGGAGGGTTGGATGCTTTAATTTTTACGGCGGGAGTTGGAGAAAATTCTGCTCTTGTACGGGCTGCTGCTTGCGAAGCTTTTGGATTTATCGGGCTAAAATTGGATGGGGAGAAAAATCAACAGTCACCCCTCGATCGAGATATTGCGGCAGTGGATTCAGCGGTGAGAATTTTGGTAATTCACACGCAGGAAGATTGGGAAATTGCGCGAGAATGCTGGAAACTTTATCACTAA